ACCGGTGATAGAGATGGACAGAAGAATCCTCGACGAACTCGACAGTATGATAGATGAAATGAGGGACAGATACTCGAAGATATCCGAGGAGCCGGCTGACGAGGGCGCGCCTCTCGAAGCCGGCTCGACGAACAAGATGAAGATAGACCTAGCCGACAGGGACGACGAGTACGTACTTACGGCGGATCTCCCGGGCTTCGACAAGGACGACATCAGTGTGCGTCTCGATGACGGCGTCCTGACGGTCAGTGCCGAA
The genomic region above belongs to Candidatus Afararchaeum irisae and contains:
- a CDS encoding Hsp20/alpha crystallin family protein; its protein translation is MDRRILDELDSMIDEMRDRYSKISEEPADEGAPLEAGSTNKMKIDLADRDDEYVLTADLPGFDKDDISVRLDDGVLTVSAEHEESAEEEEDDYITRERRRRSVRRSVRLPALVEEDEVSAKFNNGVLTVEVPKVETESEKGKTIEIE